The following are from one region of the Camarhynchus parvulus chromosome 3, STF_HiC, whole genome shotgun sequence genome:
- the SOD2 gene encoding superoxide dismutase [Mn], mitochondrial — protein MLCRFAAASRSSAKLVAPLGCLVSRQKHTLPDLPYDYAALEPHINAEIMQLHHSKHHATYVNNLNVAEEKYKEALAKGDVTTQVSLQPALKFNGGGHINHSIFWTNLSPNGGGEPKGELMEAIKRDFGSFANFKEKLTAVSVGVQGSGWGWLGYNKEQGRLQIAACANQDPLQGTTGLIPLLGIDVWEHAYYLQYKNVRPDYLKAIWNVINWENVSSRYATCKK, from the exons ATGTTGTGCCGCTTCGCCGCCGCGAGCAG aagCAGTGCCAAGTTGGTAGCACCCTTGGGGTGCTTGGTTTCTAGGCAAAAGCACACTCTTCCTGACTTGCCATATGACTATGCTGCTCTGGAACCTCATATTAATGCAGAGATCATGCAGCTGCACCACAGCAAGCATCATGCCACCTACGTGAACAACCTGAATGTTGCCGAGGAGAAGTACAAGGAGGCACTGGCAAAAG GTGATGTTACAACTCAGGTGTCACTTCAGCCTGCACTGAAGTTCAATGGTGGGGGTCATATCAATCACAGCATCTTCTGGACAAACCTTTCTCCTAATGGAGGAGGAGAACCTAAAG gaGAATTGATGGAAGCCATCAAGCGTGACTTTGGTTCTTTTGCAAACTTCAAGGAGAAGCTGACAGCTGTATCAGTTGGTGTCCAAGGATCAGGCTGGGGGTGGCTTGGCTATAACAAGGAGCAGGGGCGCCTACAGATAGCAGCTTGTGCAAATCAGGACCCTTTGCAAGGAACAACAG gtCTCATTCCTTTGCTAGGCATTGATGTATGGGAACATGCTTATTATCTTCAGTATAAAAATGTTCGACCTGATTATTTGAAAGCCATCTGGAATGTGATCAACTGGGAGAATGTATCTTCAAGATACGCAACTTGCAAAAAGTAG